In one window of Macrotis lagotis isolate mMagLag1 chromosome 5, bilby.v1.9.chrom.fasta, whole genome shotgun sequence DNA:
- the LOC141487990 gene encoding serine/threonine-protein kinase Sgk1 isoform X3 encodes MKDETIKSPLKAFMKQRRMGLNDFIQKIASNSYTCKHPEVQSILKISQPQEPELMNANPSPPPSPSQQINLGPSSNPHAKPSDFHFLKVIGKGSFGKVLLARHKAEEQFYAVKVLQKKAILKKKEEKHIMSERNVLLKNVKHPFLVGLHFSFQTADKLYFVLDYINGGELFYHLQRERCFLEPRARFYAAEIASALGYLHSLNIVYRDLKPENILLDSQGHIVLTDFGLCKENIEHNGTTSTFCGTPEYLAPEVLHKQPYDRTVDWWCLGAVLYEMLYGLPPFYSRNTAEMYDNILNKPLQLKPNITNSARHLLEGLLQKDRTKRLGAKDDFMEIKNHIFFSLINWDDLINKKITPPFNPNVSGPSDLRHFDPEFTEEPVPNSIGKSPDSILITASVKEAAEAFLGFSYAPPMDSFL; translated from the exons CTTTCATGAAACAGAGGAGGATGGGGTTGAATGATTTTATTCAGAAAATTGCTAGCAACTCATATACCTGCAAACA CCCTGAAGTTCAATCTATTTTGAAAATATCTCAACCCCAAGAACCTGAGCTTATGAATGCCAATCCTTCTCCTCCa cCCAGTCCATCTCAGCAGATCAACCTTGGCCCATCATCCAATCCCCATGCAAAGCCATCAGATTTTCATTTCTTGAAagtaattggaaaaggaagtttTGGAAAG GTTCTTCTTGCAAGACATAAGGCAGAGGAACAATTCTATGCTGTCAAAGTTCTTCAGAAAAAAGCAATCCTGAAAAAGAAGGAG gaaAAACACATCATGTCAGAGCGAAATGTCCTTCTGAAGAATGTCAAACACCCTTTCCTAGTTGGACTGCACTTCTCCTTCCAGACTGCAGACAAACTCTACTTTGTCCTTGACTACATCAACGGTGGAGAG TTGTTTTACCATCTCCAGAGAGAGCGATGCTTCCTGGAACCCCGGGCTAGATTTTATGCTGCTGAAATTGCCAGTGCCCTTGGTTACCTGCACTCTCTGAATATTGTATATAG agatTTAAAGCCAGAGAATATTTTACTAGATTCCCAAGGACACATTGTCCTGACAGACTTTGGACTCTGTAAAGAAAACATTGAACATAATGGCACAACATCCACTTTCTGCGGCACACCTGAG tatcTTGCCCCTGAAGTGCTTCACAAGCAGCCTTATGACAGAACAGTTGACTGGTGGTGTCTCGGGGCTGTCTTATATGAAATGCTCTATGGTCTG cCTCCTTTTTATAGTCGAAACACAGCTGAGATGTATGATAACATTTTGAACAAACCACTCCAATTGAAGCCAAATATTACAAATTCTGCAAGACACCTTCTTGAGGGTCTACTACAGAAAGACAGGACAAAAAGGCTTGGTGCCAAGGATGACTTT ATGGAGATTAAGAATCACATCTTCTTCTCCCTTATTAACTGGGATGATCTCATTAATAAGAAGATTACCCCCCCTTTTAACCCAAATGTG AGTGGACCCAGTGATCTTCGGCATTTTGATCCTGAGTTTACAGAAGAACCTGTTCCAAACTCTATTGGCAAATCCCCAGATAGCATCCTGATCACTGCCAGTGTCAAGGAAGCCGCCGAAGCTTTCCTAGGTTTCTCCTATGCACCTCCTATGGATTCTTTCCTCTGA
- the LOC141487990 gene encoding serine/threonine-protein kinase Sgk1 isoform X2, giving the protein MTVKTEASGTTLTYSKMRGMVAILIAFMKQRRMGLNDFIQKIASNSYTCKHPEVQSILKISQPQEPELMNANPSPPPSPSQQINLGPSSNPHAKPSDFHFLKVIGKGSFGKVLLARHKAEEQFYAVKVLQKKAILKKKEEKHIMSERNVLLKNVKHPFLVGLHFSFQTADKLYFVLDYINGGELFYHLQRERCFLEPRARFYAAEIASALGYLHSLNIVYRDLKPENILLDSQGHIVLTDFGLCKENIEHNGTTSTFCGTPEYLAPEVLHKQPYDRTVDWWCLGAVLYEMLYGLPPFYSRNTAEMYDNILNKPLQLKPNITNSARHLLEGLLQKDRTKRLGAKDDFMEIKNHIFFSLINWDDLINKKITPPFNPNVSGPSDLRHFDPEFTEEPVPNSIGKSPDSILITASVKEAAEAFLGFSYAPPMDSFL; this is encoded by the exons ATGACAGTGAAAACGGAAGCTTCGGGAACCACGCTCACCTACTCTAAGATGAGGGGCATGGTAGCCATCCTTATTG CTTTCATGAAACAGAGGAGGATGGGGTTGAATGATTTTATTCAGAAAATTGCTAGCAACTCATATACCTGCAAACA CCCTGAAGTTCAATCTATTTTGAAAATATCTCAACCCCAAGAACCTGAGCTTATGAATGCCAATCCTTCTCCTCCa cCCAGTCCATCTCAGCAGATCAACCTTGGCCCATCATCCAATCCCCATGCAAAGCCATCAGATTTTCATTTCTTGAAagtaattggaaaaggaagtttTGGAAAG GTTCTTCTTGCAAGACATAAGGCAGAGGAACAATTCTATGCTGTCAAAGTTCTTCAGAAAAAAGCAATCCTGAAAAAGAAGGAG gaaAAACACATCATGTCAGAGCGAAATGTCCTTCTGAAGAATGTCAAACACCCTTTCCTAGTTGGACTGCACTTCTCCTTCCAGACTGCAGACAAACTCTACTTTGTCCTTGACTACATCAACGGTGGAGAG TTGTTTTACCATCTCCAGAGAGAGCGATGCTTCCTGGAACCCCGGGCTAGATTTTATGCTGCTGAAATTGCCAGTGCCCTTGGTTACCTGCACTCTCTGAATATTGTATATAG agatTTAAAGCCAGAGAATATTTTACTAGATTCCCAAGGACACATTGTCCTGACAGACTTTGGACTCTGTAAAGAAAACATTGAACATAATGGCACAACATCCACTTTCTGCGGCACACCTGAG tatcTTGCCCCTGAAGTGCTTCACAAGCAGCCTTATGACAGAACAGTTGACTGGTGGTGTCTCGGGGCTGTCTTATATGAAATGCTCTATGGTCTG cCTCCTTTTTATAGTCGAAACACAGCTGAGATGTATGATAACATTTTGAACAAACCACTCCAATTGAAGCCAAATATTACAAATTCTGCAAGACACCTTCTTGAGGGTCTACTACAGAAAGACAGGACAAAAAGGCTTGGTGCCAAGGATGACTTT ATGGAGATTAAGAATCACATCTTCTTCTCCCTTATTAACTGGGATGATCTCATTAATAAGAAGATTACCCCCCCTTTTAACCCAAATGTG AGTGGACCCAGTGATCTTCGGCATTTTGATCCTGAGTTTACAGAAGAACCTGTTCCAAACTCTATTGGCAAATCCCCAGATAGCATCCTGATCACTGCCAGTGTCAAGGAAGCCGCCGAAGCTTTCCTAGGTTTCTCCTATGCACCTCCTATGGATTCTTTCCTCTGA
- the LOC141487990 gene encoding serine/threonine-protein kinase Sgk1 isoform X1: MGEMQGTLTRARLESLLKPRHKKRAEAQKRSESFLLSGLAFMKQRRMGLNDFIQKIASNSYTCKHPEVQSILKISQPQEPELMNANPSPPPSPSQQINLGPSSNPHAKPSDFHFLKVIGKGSFGKVLLARHKAEEQFYAVKVLQKKAILKKKEEKHIMSERNVLLKNVKHPFLVGLHFSFQTADKLYFVLDYINGGELFYHLQRERCFLEPRARFYAAEIASALGYLHSLNIVYRDLKPENILLDSQGHIVLTDFGLCKENIEHNGTTSTFCGTPEYLAPEVLHKQPYDRTVDWWCLGAVLYEMLYGLPPFYSRNTAEMYDNILNKPLQLKPNITNSARHLLEGLLQKDRTKRLGAKDDFMEIKNHIFFSLINWDDLINKKITPPFNPNVSGPSDLRHFDPEFTEEPVPNSIGKSPDSILITASVKEAAEAFLGFSYAPPMDSFL; the protein is encoded by the exons ATGGGAGAGATGCAGGGGACCCTGACCAGGGCCCGGCTTGAGTCGTTGCTTAAGCCTCGCCACAAAAAGAGAGCCGAGGCTCAGAAAAGGAGCGAGTCTTTCCTGCTGAGCGGACTGG CTTTCATGAAACAGAGGAGGATGGGGTTGAATGATTTTATTCAGAAAATTGCTAGCAACTCATATACCTGCAAACA CCCTGAAGTTCAATCTATTTTGAAAATATCTCAACCCCAAGAACCTGAGCTTATGAATGCCAATCCTTCTCCTCCa cCCAGTCCATCTCAGCAGATCAACCTTGGCCCATCATCCAATCCCCATGCAAAGCCATCAGATTTTCATTTCTTGAAagtaattggaaaaggaagtttTGGAAAG GTTCTTCTTGCAAGACATAAGGCAGAGGAACAATTCTATGCTGTCAAAGTTCTTCAGAAAAAAGCAATCCTGAAAAAGAAGGAG gaaAAACACATCATGTCAGAGCGAAATGTCCTTCTGAAGAATGTCAAACACCCTTTCCTAGTTGGACTGCACTTCTCCTTCCAGACTGCAGACAAACTCTACTTTGTCCTTGACTACATCAACGGTGGAGAG TTGTTTTACCATCTCCAGAGAGAGCGATGCTTCCTGGAACCCCGGGCTAGATTTTATGCTGCTGAAATTGCCAGTGCCCTTGGTTACCTGCACTCTCTGAATATTGTATATAG agatTTAAAGCCAGAGAATATTTTACTAGATTCCCAAGGACACATTGTCCTGACAGACTTTGGACTCTGTAAAGAAAACATTGAACATAATGGCACAACATCCACTTTCTGCGGCACACCTGAG tatcTTGCCCCTGAAGTGCTTCACAAGCAGCCTTATGACAGAACAGTTGACTGGTGGTGTCTCGGGGCTGTCTTATATGAAATGCTCTATGGTCTG cCTCCTTTTTATAGTCGAAACACAGCTGAGATGTATGATAACATTTTGAACAAACCACTCCAATTGAAGCCAAATATTACAAATTCTGCAAGACACCTTCTTGAGGGTCTACTACAGAAAGACAGGACAAAAAGGCTTGGTGCCAAGGATGACTTT ATGGAGATTAAGAATCACATCTTCTTCTCCCTTATTAACTGGGATGATCTCATTAATAAGAAGATTACCCCCCCTTTTAACCCAAATGTG AGTGGACCCAGTGATCTTCGGCATTTTGATCCTGAGTTTACAGAAGAACCTGTTCCAAACTCTATTGGCAAATCCCCAGATAGCATCCTGATCACTGCCAGTGTCAAGGAAGCCGCCGAAGCTTTCCTAGGTTTCTCCTATGCACCTCCTATGGATTCTTTCCTCTGA